GTCAGGCGCTTGGCTTCGCGGCGGGACATGCCTTCGAGACGGCGATGGATCGCCAGCGCAATGTCCTCGCGCGTGAGCGTGCCGCGCGCGCCGTCTTCATGCGATGACGATTCATGTTCGACTTCCTCGCCATTGGCGCGCGCGACGAAGGGCTTCAGCATCTCTTTTGGATTCGCGATCGACATCAGCGCTCTAATCCCCAGTTTTGGGCCGGAAGCGGGGTTTGCCTTTCCGCTTGGCCGAGGGATTGCGCGCAACTTGCGTCGGAACCTGATTGCTCAGACGTGCGGCGGGCCGCATTGCCGATTGACTCTCTTTTCAATGCGCATCTCAGGCATCGACAAGAAGCCGCCGCACGTTCCAATTTGACGCAACTTGGCGCAATATCTGGTTATTCTGCAGATTGCGTGCTAACGCGCGGCGCTTGAGCCGCACCTTCGCGGGACGCTGCATGCCCAGCGATTTCGTGGACAACTGGATGTTGGCGCCGGCGCTGAGACGCAGAAAGGCGTTCCATCTTGAGACAGCGCAGCCAAGAAATGATTGGCCTGGACCAAAATGATACGCCTTGGCGCCGTGGCCTCAGACGCCAGTAGAGTTCAGCAACCCCACTGCAAAGCTGACTGCCGGATGAACGACGCGGCCATGTCCGGTTCAGCTAACGTGCGTCAGATTGTGCGTATTGGGCAGGCGAGCTTGACGAACTGTTCTCCCCGACGCCTCTCTCCCCCAGTGACCGGAGCCAAGCATGTCGCGCCAGCCCTTCGTCCTCGCTGTCATCCTGGCGCTCGCAGCCTCCCCGGTCGTCGCGCAGGATCTGGGCGACGACTCCTCTGAAAGCCGTGCTCCCTATCAAGGCGGAGGCTTTGGTCATAGCGGCTACCAAAGCGAGAGCTTTGGTCATGGCTACGATCCCTATGATGACGGTCGCGAAGCCTGGTTTGCGCCGGAGCCTTATCGCGGCTCCTGGTCAGATCACGCCGACGCCTATTACGGCTATGGAGAATGCCATTTCCTCCAGGAGCCGGTTCTTGGGCAGTGGGGCGAGATCGTCGACTATCGCCGGGTACGAGTTTGCGATTAGCCGACGACCGCGCCACACGATCCGTCGCCGGCACCCCGCCCCTCTCGCGCGGCGACGGCGGAGAGCCTCCCGGAGAAATCCGGGAGGCTTCTTTCGCAGAAGTCTCTCACTGATGAAGAGCTAAGGGTTGCTAGAGGGGGCGAAGGCCGAGCGCCTTGCCTTCCTTGTCGTCGCGCCGCCAAACGCCGTCGGCGCCCTTGTCAAAATGCGCCTTGTGGCCCTTGCGGGCGGTGAGCACGAGACGCCCCCGGTCGAGCCCCCAGCCGACCGGATCAAAAATCACAACGCCATTGTCCCGGCAGGCCGGCGCAAGCTGCGCCTTCAGGCCGGCGCGGCCGCGCGTGCGCGCGTCGAGCGTCAGCATGCAGCCCGTATCCTTGTCTCCCTCGCGAAGAATCGAGTAGCGGCCAGAGGCGTCCGTCGAACCGGCGGCATATGCGAGCGGCGCCGAGACGCTCGCGGCGGCGACAAGGCAGAACCCCAGCCATTGCGGTCGTCGCTCAGAAAATATCGCCATTTGCGCTATGCTCCTACCCTCGTGAAATTGCCTCACTTTGCCTTTTTCCCGGCCTGCGTCCAGCCGATTCGCACGCGCCCGCGTCAAAGTGCGGCAGGCGTGGCTTTTGCGCGCGTGGCCGAGGCGCGCTATCAATTTGATTGGCGCCGCGCGGCGGCGCGGGAGTCAGTAGGATGGACCCAGCGTCCCTGGCCTTGGCCGAAAGATCCGCGCCGCGCTACACGAGCTATCCCACGGCGCCTCATTTCTCCAAGTCGATCGGCGACGACGACGCGCGTGCGTGGCTTGCGAACCTCGATGCTTCCTCGTCGCTCTCGCTCTATTTCCACGTTCCGTTTTGCACCGCGATCTGCGCCTATTGCGGCTGTCACACCAAGGCGGTGCGCCAAGACGCCCCGCTTGAAGCCTATGCGCGGACGCTCAAGCGCGAAATCGTGCTGACCGCGGAAGCGACGCGCGCGCGGCGTGTCGCCAGCATCCATTGGGGCGGCGGCACCCCGGGCATTCTAGGCCCTTCGCGTTTCAGTGCGATCGTCGCAGTTCTGCGCGAACATTTCCATCTTTCCGCCGAAACTGAACACGCGATCGAACTCGATCCGCGCATTCTTGACGCCGATCTCGTCGAGGCGCTTGCTGCGGCCGGAGTTACGCGGGCCTCGCTCGGCGTGCAGGACTTCAACGCGCATGTGCAGGAGGCGTCCGGCCGCATACAGCCCTATGAAACGGTGGCGCGCGCCGTGAAATTGCTGCGCGAGGCTGGGATTACCGCGATCAATCTGGATCTGATGTATGGGCTGCCGAAGCAGAGCGTCGAAGACGCCGCGCGCACCGCCTCGCTCGCGGCGTCGCTCGCGCCGCAGAGGCTCGCGGTCTTCGGCTATGCGCATGTTCCCTGGTTCAAGTCGCACCAGAAGCTGATCGACGCCGCGGCGCTGCCGGGCGCCGGCGAGCGTCTCGCGCAGGCGGCGGCCGTGCGGGCGACCCTTGAAGGCGCCGGATTCGAGGCGATCGGACTCGATCATTTTGCGCGTCCCGAGGAC
This window of the Methylocystis hirsuta genome carries:
- a CDS encoding AprI/Inh family metalloprotease inhibitor; this encodes MAIFSERRPQWLGFCLVAAASVSAPLAYAAGSTDASGRYSILREGDKDTGCMLTLDARTRGRAGLKAQLAPACRDNGVVIFDPVGWGLDRGRLVLTARKGHKAHFDKGADGVWRRDDKEGKALGLRPL
- the hemN gene encoding oxygen-independent coproporphyrinogen III oxidase, encoding MDPASLALAERSAPRYTSYPTAPHFSKSIGDDDARAWLANLDASSSLSLYFHVPFCTAICAYCGCHTKAVRQDAPLEAYARTLKREIVLTAEATRARRVASIHWGGGTPGILGPSRFSAIVAVLREHFHLSAETEHAIELDPRILDADLVEALAAAGVTRASLGVQDFNAHVQEASGRIQPYETVARAVKLLREAGITAINLDLMYGLPKQSVEDAARTASLAASLAPQRLAVFGYAHVPWFKSHQKLIDAAALPGAGERLAQAAAVRATLEGAGFEAIGLDHFARPEDPLAIAARQRRMRRNFQGYTIDAADALLPFGVSSIGRLPEGYVGNATDLAGWRRAIESGRFATTRGVAFTREDIARADLIERLMCDFDVDYGAAAARHGYAEDAFDAAQASLDALANDGVIDIQDRRLAVTERGKPFVRLVAAAFDAYLQSASARHSAAV